A stretch of Brachyhypopomus gauderio isolate BG-103 chromosome 3, BGAUD_0.2, whole genome shotgun sequence DNA encodes these proteins:
- the LOC143510443 gene encoding proton channel OTOP3-like isoform X2: MVRSGLLNSTILRISPQDDEGLDGLAGDRGDGDSVLLWVPTGRRLLSGLLGLNVVLLGAALVAGDAFHPAGLRHQEPEMFLLLLLGLSVLWMMWFLLWARRQPGSPPHTDHLAGSVTVTVVLILFAGFSLLLCVFGMVYNLLMKACRPSAKVLLPFMQTPFLALQAYLLWFHSKDCIHKHRVLTRSGLMVILCTNILLWLNAVTEDSVHMEIELERQYENPVIRKETDQDTDNDTACLCSRQPACAALRRGYEMEKRAEHVRDVDLAGEELLHRSSKTPAPPTGRFRYSIHAWSRRLIQEICAFLILSNVLLWVIPAFGAHPQFESGVGREFYGFSVWFVLVNLGQPLIVFYRMHSVGALMELLISA, translated from the exons ATGGTTAGATCTGGGTTGTTGAATTCGACGATTCTTCGGATTTCCCCTCAG GATGACGAGGGACTGGATGGATTGGCTGGAGATCGGGGTGATGGGGACTCGGTGCTGCTGTGGGTTCCCACTGGCCGCAGGCTCCTGTCCGGGCTCCTGGGGCTGAACGTGGTGCTGCTGGGAGCAGCCCTGGTGGCCGGCGATGCTTTCCACCCTGCGGGACTGCGCCACCAGGAGCCTGAGATGttcctgctgctgctgttgggACTCAGTGTGCTGTGGATGATGTGGTTCCTGCTGTGGGCCCGTCGACAACCCggctcacctccacacactgacCACCTTGCTGGCAGTGTCACAGTGACCG TAGTGTTGATTCTGTTTGCAGGGTTTAGTTTATTGCTCTGTGTGTTTGGGATGGTTTACAACTTACTGATGAAAGCATGTCGCCCATCAGCTAAAGTGCTTCTACCCTTCATGCAGACCCCTTTTCTGGCTCTGCAG GCCTATCTGCTCTGGTTCCACTCGAAAGACTGCATTCACaagcacagagtcctgaccag ATCAGGTCTAATGGTGATCTTATGCACAAATATTTTGTTGTGGTTGAATGCAGTAACAGAAGATTCTGTCCACATGGAGATAGAGCTGGAGAGACAGTATGAAAATCCAGTAATCAGAAAAGAGACAG ACCAGGACACGGACAATGACACAGCGTGCCTGTGCAGCAGACAGCCGGCGTGTGCAGCTCTGCGGAGAGGCTACGAG atggagaagagagcTGAGCACGTGAGGGATGTAGACCTGGCAGGAGAAGAGCTCTTACACAGAAGCAGTAAAACACCAGCACCCCCTACTGGTAGATTTCGATATAGCATTCATGCTTGGAGCAGAAGACTTATTCAGGAGATCTGTGCCTTTCTCATCTTATCCAATGTTTTG ctGTGGGTGATCCCAGCGTTTGGAGCCCATCCACAGTTTGAGAGTGGCGTGGGGAGAGAATTCTATGGGTTTTCAGTCTGGTTCGTACTGGTGAATCTGGGCCAGCCCCTCATCGTATTCTACAGGATGCACTCTGTAGGAGCTCTGATGGAGCTGCTCATCTCTGCATGA
- the LOC143510443 gene encoding proton channel OTOP3-like isoform X1: MESGGTREGDGVIKLQEGRMHSDTGECEELELADCESKLRVSESKLNVQDDEGLDGLAGDRGDGDSVLLWVPTGRRLLSGLLGLNVVLLGAALVAGDAFHPAGLRHQEPEMFLLLLLGLSVLWMMWFLLWARRQPGSPPHTDHLAGSVTVTVVLILFAGFSLLLCVFGMVYNLLMKACRPSAKVLLPFMQTPFLALQAYLLWFHSKDCIHKHRVLTRSGLMVILCTNILLWLNAVTEDSVHMEIELERQYENPVIRKETDQDTDNDTACLCSRQPACAALRRGYEMEKRAEHVRDVDLAGEELLHRSSKTPAPPTGRFRYSIHAWSRRLIQEICAFLILSNVLLWVIPAFGAHPQFESGVGREFYGFSVWFVLVNLGQPLIVFYRMHSVGALMELLISA; encoded by the exons atggaGAGTGGAGGAACtagagagggagatggggtAATAAAGTTGCAGGAGGGAAGAATGCATTCTGACACTGGAGAATGTGAAGAACTGGAGTTGGCAGACTGTGAGTCCAAGCTAAGAGTGTCTGAGTCAAAGCTGAATGTGCAGGATGACGAGGGACTGGATGGATTGGCTGGAGATCGGGGTGATGGGGACTCGGTGCTGCTGTGGGTTCCCACTGGCCGCAGGCTCCTGTCCGGGCTCCTGGGGCTGAACGTGGTGCTGCTGGGAGCAGCCCTGGTGGCCGGCGATGCTTTCCACCCTGCGGGACTGCGCCACCAGGAGCCTGAGATGttcctgctgctgctgttgggACTCAGTGTGCTGTGGATGATGTGGTTCCTGCTGTGGGCCCGTCGACAACCCggctcacctccacacactgacCACCTTGCTGGCAGTGTCACAGTGACCG TAGTGTTGATTCTGTTTGCAGGGTTTAGTTTATTGCTCTGTGTGTTTGGGATGGTTTACAACTTACTGATGAAAGCATGTCGCCCATCAGCTAAAGTGCTTCTACCCTTCATGCAGACCCCTTTTCTGGCTCTGCAG GCCTATCTGCTCTGGTTCCACTCGAAAGACTGCATTCACaagcacagagtcctgaccag ATCAGGTCTAATGGTGATCTTATGCACAAATATTTTGTTGTGGTTGAATGCAGTAACAGAAGATTCTGTCCACATGGAGATAGAGCTGGAGAGACAGTATGAAAATCCAGTAATCAGAAAAGAGACAG ACCAGGACACGGACAATGACACAGCGTGCCTGTGCAGCAGACAGCCGGCGTGTGCAGCTCTGCGGAGAGGCTACGAG atggagaagagagcTGAGCACGTGAGGGATGTAGACCTGGCAGGAGAAGAGCTCTTACACAGAAGCAGTAAAACACCAGCACCCCCTACTGGTAGATTTCGATATAGCATTCATGCTTGGAGCAGAAGACTTATTCAGGAGATCTGTGCCTTTCTCATCTTATCCAATGTTTTG ctGTGGGTGATCCCAGCGTTTGGAGCCCATCCACAGTTTGAGAGTGGCGTGGGGAGAGAATTCTATGGGTTTTCAGTCTGGTTCGTACTGGTGAATCTGGGCCAGCCCCTCATCGTATTCTACAGGATGCACTCTGTAGGAGCTCTGATGGAGCTGCTCATCTCTGCATGA